One window of the Ureibacillus sp. FSL W7-1570 genome contains the following:
- the ispF gene encoding 2-C-methyl-D-erythritol 2,4-cyclodiphosphate synthase codes for MFRVGQGFDVHAFQEGRPLIIGGIEIPHTKGLLGHSDADVLLHAITDAALGAIGEGDIGRHFPDTDPQYKDADSAKLLEYIWKIVEEKGYVLGNVDCTIMAQRPKMAPYIEQMKNRIAQLLHAEPSQVNVKATTTEKLGFVGREEGIAALATILLIKKQ; via the coding sequence ATGTTTCGGGTTGGACAAGGATTTGACGTTCATGCATTTCAAGAAGGGCGTCCGCTGATTATCGGCGGTATAGAAATCCCCCATACAAAAGGGCTTTTAGGGCATTCCGATGCAGATGTACTATTACACGCGATTACAGATGCGGCCCTTGGAGCGATTGGTGAAGGGGATATCGGCCGCCATTTTCCGGACACAGATCCGCAATATAAAGATGCGGACTCAGCAAAATTATTGGAATATATCTGGAAAATCGTTGAGGAAAAAGGGTATGTTCTTGGAAATGTGGACTGTACGATTATGGCACAAAGACCAAAGATGGCTCCGTATATTGAACAAATGAAAAACCGGATCGCTCAATTATTACATGCGGAACCTTCCCAAGTGAACGTGAAAGCGACGACAACGGAAAAACTGGGTTTTGTTGGACGGGAAGAAGGCATTGCAGCGCTTGCGACCATTTTATTGATCAAAAAACAGTAG
- the ispD gene encoding 2-C-methyl-D-erythritol 4-phosphate cytidylyltransferase — MDYEVVLPAAGSGKRMGAGKNKLFLPLANKPILIHTLEVFEKDPKCTGIYLAVKPEEREYIQNLLNEYGITKVKGLPNGGEERQHSVHACLKVMKDVEIVLVHDAARPFILQSVIDRLVETAYEKGAAIAGVRAKDTMKKVRDGIIVETVERDDLWAIQTPQAFRFELLLHAEDVAEKVGFLGTDEAMLVERLGYEIHIVESSYENIKITTKEDLVFGEAILRNRQLKTSQI, encoded by the coding sequence GTGGATTATGAAGTGGTGTTGCCGGCAGCCGGCAGCGGAAAACGGATGGGGGCAGGAAAAAACAAATTATTTTTGCCATTGGCCAATAAGCCGATTTTGATCCATACTCTCGAAGTCTTTGAAAAGGATCCAAAATGCACAGGGATCTACTTGGCGGTTAAGCCGGAAGAAAGAGAATATATTCAAAACTTATTGAATGAATACGGTATTACTAAGGTAAAGGGGTTGCCGAATGGAGGGGAAGAACGCCAACATTCCGTTCATGCATGTTTAAAAGTCATGAAGGATGTGGAAATCGTTCTTGTCCATGATGCCGCAAGACCCTTTATACTTCAGTCGGTGATTGACCGTTTAGTGGAAACGGCTTATGAAAAAGGGGCTGCCATTGCGGGAGTCCGCGCAAAGGATACGATGAAAAAAGTGCGGGACGGCATCATCGTTGAAACGGTGGAGCGGGATGACTTATGGGCCATCCAGACGCCGCAAGCTTTCCGTTTCGAACTGTTGCTTCATGCAGAGGATGTCGCAGAAAAAGTGGGTTTTTTAGGAACGGACGAAGCGATGCTTGTGGAACGTCTCGGCTATGAAATTCACATCGTCGAAAGCAGCTATGAAAATATTAAAATTACCACAAAAGAGGACTTGGTCTTTGGTGAAGCGATATTAAGAAACCGGCAGCTGAAAACCTCACAAATCTGA
- a CDS encoding ATP-dependent Clp protease ATP-binding subunit, whose product MMFNRFTQRAQKVLQLAQEEAIRWKHESIGTEHILLGLIREGGGIAAKALEAIDVTPEMIERGIEELVGKGTKDVGPIVHYTPRAKKVIELAVDESRKLGHAYIGTEHILLALIREGEGVAARVLANAGVSLNKARQQVLLLLGNNDVSQNANPTQTVSTPTLDSLARDLTAIAREGGLDPVIGRSKEITRVIEVLSRRTKNNPVLIGEPGVGKTAIAEGLAQQIVNNEVPETLRDKRVMTLDMGTVVAGTKYRGEFEDRLKKVMDEIRQAGNIILFIDELHTLIGAGGAEGAIDASNILKPALARGELQCIGATTLDEYRKYIEKDAALERRFQPIQVDEPTVEETIQIIKGLRDRYEAHHRVKITDEAIEAAAKLSDRYISDRFLPDKAIDLIDEAGSKVRLRSFTVPPNLKALEDKLEHVRNEKNAAVSSQEFEKAAALRDTEQKIKEELEQLKKSWKEKQGKEESKVTVEDIAEVVSMWTGIPVNKIAQEESEKLLNLEEELHKRVVGQHEAVEAISRAIRRARAGLKDPKRPIGTFIFLGPTGVGKTELAKALAEVMFGDEDAMIRIDMSEYMEKHSTSRLVGSPPGYVGFEEGGQLTEKVRRKPYSVVLLDEIEKAHPDVFNILLQVLDDGRLTDSKGRTVDFRNTVVIMTSNIGAEALKYQKSLGFGVGEKDSKYKDMKSTMMEELKKAFRPEFLNRIDEIIVFKPLEKDQLKQIVSLMAKSLVKRLKDQDIDLELTDAALEKIAEEGYDPQYGARPIRRALQKNVEDRLSEELLKGTISKNSKVVFDYVDGAFVVREKDTVESA is encoded by the coding sequence ATGATGTTTAATCGATTCACTCAACGCGCCCAAAAAGTGTTGCAGTTGGCACAAGAAGAAGCGATCCGTTGGAAACATGAATCCATCGGCACAGAGCACATCTTGCTTGGGCTTATCCGGGAAGGCGGAGGCATCGCAGCAAAAGCTTTGGAAGCCATCGATGTAACGCCGGAAATGATTGAACGGGGCATCGAAGAATTAGTCGGAAAAGGAACGAAAGATGTAGGGCCAATTGTTCACTATACACCTAGAGCGAAAAAAGTCATTGAACTCGCCGTTGATGAATCGCGGAAATTGGGCCATGCTTACATCGGCACAGAACATATCCTGCTTGCATTGATTCGCGAAGGCGAAGGTGTTGCCGCGAGAGTGCTTGCAAACGCTGGTGTGAGTCTCAATAAAGCCCGCCAACAAGTTCTATTGCTTTTGGGCAACAATGATGTTTCCCAAAACGCCAATCCGACTCAAACAGTCAGCACACCAACACTGGACAGCTTAGCCCGGGATTTGACTGCTATTGCCCGTGAAGGCGGCCTTGATCCAGTGATTGGACGAAGCAAAGAGATCACACGTGTGATCGAAGTGCTTTCACGCCGTACAAAAAACAACCCTGTGTTGATTGGTGAACCGGGTGTAGGTAAGACAGCCATTGCAGAAGGACTTGCCCAGCAAATCGTCAATAACGAAGTGCCTGAAACATTGCGTGATAAACGCGTGATGACGCTTGATATGGGTACGGTTGTAGCAGGTACAAAATATCGTGGTGAATTCGAAGACCGCTTGAAAAAAGTGATGGATGAAATTCGCCAAGCAGGTAACATCATTCTGTTCATCGACGAATTGCACACATTGATTGGAGCAGGTGGTGCGGAAGGTGCGATTGACGCTTCCAACATTTTAAAACCGGCCCTTGCCCGCGGAGAATTGCAATGCATTGGTGCCACAACATTGGATGAATATCGAAAATACATTGAAAAAGATGCCGCTTTGGAACGCCGTTTCCAACCAATTCAAGTCGATGAACCGACAGTGGAAGAAACAATCCAGATCATCAAAGGTTTGCGTGACCGTTATGAAGCGCATCACCGTGTAAAAATTACAGATGAAGCGATTGAAGCGGCGGCAAAATTATCCGATCGTTACATTTCAGACCGTTTCTTGCCGGACAAAGCCATTGACTTGATTGATGAAGCGGGATCAAAAGTGCGTTTACGCTCATTCACAGTGCCACCAAATCTAAAAGCTCTCGAAGATAAATTGGAACATGTGCGCAATGAGAAAAACGCAGCCGTTTCAAGCCAGGAGTTTGAAAAAGCGGCAGCATTGCGCGATACAGAACAAAAAATTAAAGAAGAACTCGAGCAATTGAAAAAATCATGGAAAGAAAAACAAGGCAAAGAAGAATCCAAAGTGACAGTGGAAGATATTGCCGAAGTCGTTTCCATGTGGACGGGAATTCCGGTAAACAAAATTGCTCAAGAAGAGTCTGAAAAACTGCTTAACTTGGAAGAAGAATTGCATAAACGCGTTGTCGGCCAACATGAAGCGGTTGAGGCAATCTCCAGAGCGATCCGCCGCGCCCGTGCAGGACTTAAAGATCCAAAACGTCCAATTGGTACATTCATCTTCTTAGGGCCAACTGGCGTAGGGAAAACAGAACTTGCAAAAGCATTGGCAGAAGTGATGTTTGGAGATGAAGATGCAATGATCCGCATCGACATGTCCGAATATATGGAAAAACACTCCACTTCCCGCCTTGTTGGTTCACCTCCAGGATATGTAGGATTTGAAGAAGGCGGCCAATTAACGGAAAAAGTGCGCCGAAAACCATACTCTGTCGTGCTTTTGGACGAAATTGAAAAAGCCCATCCAGATGTGTTCAACATCTTATTGCAAGTGCTCGATGATGGACGCTTAACGGATTCAAAAGGACGTACAGTGGATTTCCGCAACACGGTTGTCATTATGACATCCAACATCGGTGCGGAAGCCTTAAAATATCAAAAAAGCTTAGGATTCGGCGTAGGAGAAAAAGACAGCAAATATAAAGATATGAAATCTACTATGATGGAAGAATTGAAAAAAGCCTTCCGTCCAGAATTCCTAAACCGTATTGATGAAATCATTGTGTTCAAACCGTTGGAAAAAGATCAATTAAAACAAATCGTATCCTTGATGGCAAAATCTTTGGTGAAACGATTAAAAGATCAGGATATCGATTTGGAATTAACGGATGCCGCTTTAGAGAAAATCGCGGAAGAAGGATACGATCCTCAATACGGTGCCCGTCCAATCCGCCGTGCTTTACAGAAAAATGTTGAGGACCGTTTATCCGAAGAGTTGTTGAAAGGCACTATTTCGAAAAATAGCAAAGTCGTCTTTGACTACGTGGATGGCGCGTTTGTCGTAAGAGAAAAAGATACTGTTGAAAGTGCATAA
- the cysS gene encoding cysteine--tRNA ligase, with product MAIQIYNTLTRKKEPFVPLEEGKVKMYVCGPTVYNYIHIGNARPAIVYDTVRRYLQYKGYDVKYVSNFTDVDDKIIKAANELGEEVSGLTERFIKAYFEDITALGCKKADVHPRVTEHMNDIIEFIKVLVDKGYAYESQGDVYFRTRKFEDYGKLSHQSIDDLKVGARIEPGEKKEDPLDFALWKAAKPGEIFWESPWGKGRPGWHIECSVMARAHLGDTIDIHAGGQDLTFPHHENEIAQSESYTGKTFARYWMHNGYINIDNEKMSKSLGNFVLVHDIIQKIDPQVLRFFMLSVHYRHPINFSEELIESARSGLERLRTAYLNLQHRLQSTTNLADESEEYLEKIDELKKEFEKEMDDDFNTANAISVLFELARTANTYLNEINTDEKVLKAFIETFDVLSEVLGIKLAQETEILDEDIEKLIEERNIARKNRDFKRADEIRDQLLKMNIILEDTRQGTRWKRGS from the coding sequence ATGGCAATTCAAATTTACAATACGTTGACACGGAAAAAAGAACCTTTTGTTCCTCTCGAAGAAGGAAAGGTGAAAATGTACGTATGCGGTCCGACCGTTTATAACTATATACACATTGGAAATGCCCGTCCGGCGATCGTGTATGATACAGTGCGGAGATACTTGCAATATAAAGGGTATGATGTGAAATACGTTTCCAACTTTACGGATGTGGACGACAAAATCATCAAGGCGGCCAATGAATTGGGAGAAGAGGTTTCAGGGCTTACGGAACGTTTCATTAAAGCTTATTTTGAAGATATTACGGCTCTCGGCTGCAAGAAGGCGGATGTGCATCCCCGGGTAACGGAGCATATGAACGATATCATCGAATTTATAAAAGTATTGGTTGATAAAGGATATGCTTACGAGTCCCAAGGAGATGTCTATTTCCGCACACGTAAATTTGAAGACTATGGAAAGCTCAGCCATCAATCTATTGATGATTTAAAAGTGGGTGCCCGCATTGAACCGGGTGAAAAGAAAGAAGACCCGCTGGATTTTGCCCTTTGGAAAGCGGCAAAACCTGGGGAAATCTTCTGGGAGAGCCCTTGGGGAAAAGGGCGGCCTGGTTGGCATATCGAATGCTCTGTGATGGCCCGGGCGCATTTGGGCGATACCATTGACATCCATGCTGGAGGGCAAGATTTGACTTTCCCGCATCATGAAAACGAAATTGCCCAATCAGAAAGTTATACCGGAAAAACTTTCGCCCGTTATTGGATGCATAATGGGTATATTAATATCGACAATGAAAAAATGTCAAAATCCTTGGGGAACTTTGTATTGGTCCATGATATTATCCAAAAAATCGATCCGCAGGTATTGAGATTTTTCATGTTGTCCGTTCATTATCGCCATCCAATCAATTTCTCGGAAGAATTGATCGAATCGGCGCGCAGCGGGTTGGAACGCTTGCGCACAGCGTACTTGAACCTGCAGCATCGTTTGCAATCGACGACAAACCTTGCTGATGAGAGCGAAGAGTATTTAGAAAAAATTGATGAATTGAAAAAAGAATTTGAAAAAGAAATGGATGACGATTTCAATACGGCCAACGCAATCAGTGTTTTATTTGAACTGGCCCGTACGGCAAACACGTATTTGAACGAAATCAATACCGATGAAAAGGTGTTGAAAGCATTTATCGAAACTTTTGATGTGCTTAGTGAAGTATTGGGAATTAAACTGGCCCAAGAGACGGAAATTTTGGATGAAGACATTGAGAAATTAATCGAAGAGCGGAACATAGCAAGAAAAAACCGGGATTTCAAACGTGCGGATGAAATCCGGGATCAATTATTGAAGATGAACATCATTTTGGAAGATACGCGTCAAGGTACCCGTTGGAAACGAGGTTCATAA
- a CDS encoding protein arginine kinase, whose translation MNLEYFLKAEAPSWMGTDGAEDDIVISTRIRLARNLEGFRFPIIFSDEEAKTIDQMVTQAFYQLKDNNHDFSHFTIQEMPVLQRQVLVEKHLISPMLAKREKFASVIISQDEAISVMVNEEDHLRIQCLSPGLKLMETYEMANKLDSQLEKLLPFAFHNEFGYLTSCPTNVGTGMRASVMMHLPGLSMTKQIKALTQMLARFGMVVRGIYGEGSENLGNMYQISNQVTLGKSEDEIVDDLQTVVTQIIEQERNARQTLLAQSRVALEDRIHRAYGTLKHARIMTSEEAATCLSNVRLGVDLGIIKDVSKHILNECTILIQPGFVQQYAGTTLEPAERDVYRAKLIREKLNSGNSKPRGKGEERYDV comes from the coding sequence ATGAATCTTGAATATTTCTTAAAAGCGGAGGCGCCAAGTTGGATGGGAACTGATGGTGCGGAAGATGACATTGTGATTTCCACACGCATCCGGTTGGCAAGAAATTTGGAGGGTTTCCGTTTTCCGATCATCTTTTCAGATGAAGAAGCGAAAACAATCGATCAAATGGTGACGCAGGCGTTTTACCAATTGAAAGATAACAATCATGATTTTTCCCATTTCACAATACAGGAAATGCCTGTACTGCAACGCCAAGTACTCGTGGAAAAACATCTGATCAGTCCAATGCTTGCAAAAAGGGAAAAGTTTGCATCCGTCATCATTTCGCAGGATGAAGCCATCAGCGTCATGGTCAACGAAGAAGACCATTTAAGAATCCAATGCTTATCCCCTGGACTTAAGCTCATGGAAACTTATGAAATGGCAAATAAATTGGATAGTCAACTTGAAAAATTATTGCCGTTTGCTTTCCATAATGAATTCGGCTATTTAACAAGCTGCCCAACCAATGTAGGTACAGGGATGAGAGCATCCGTCATGATGCATTTGCCTGGACTTTCCATGACGAAACAGATCAAAGCATTGACCCAAATGCTTGCCCGCTTTGGCATGGTCGTGCGAGGCATCTACGGTGAAGGCAGCGAAAACTTAGGAAACATGTATCAAATTTCAAATCAAGTGACTCTTGGCAAGTCGGAAGATGAAATTGTCGATGATTTGCAAACAGTCGTGACACAAATTATTGAACAGGAACGAAACGCAAGACAAACTCTTTTGGCACAATCCAGAGTCGCTTTGGAAGACCGCATTCACCGGGCTTATGGAACTTTGAAACATGCGCGGATCATGACAAGCGAAGAAGCGGCGACATGTTTATCCAATGTCCGGTTAGGTGTTGATTTAGGAATCATTAAAGATGTTTCAAAGCATATTTTAAATGAGTGTACGATTCTTATTCAACCGGGGTTTGTACAACAATATGCAGGCACTACCTTGGAACCGGCTGAACGGGATGTATATAGAGCAAAACTGATACGCGAAAAATTAAACAGTGGTAATTCAAAACCTAGAGGAAAAGGAGAGGAAAGATATGATGTTTAA
- the radA gene encoding DNA repair protein RadA — MAKKKTKFCCQSCGYESPKWLGRCPGCGEWNSFVEEIEVISKSRGVFQHSEASSQKAVPIVSIETQEEQRFETSMVELNRVLGGGIVPGSLVLIGGDPGIGKSTLLMQLSADLSNSGHRVLYVSGEESLKQTRLRASRLGVQSKELFIYAETDLELIRHSIEEVQPRFIIVDSIQTVHHPEVTSAPGSVSQVRECTSELMRIAKTKGIATFLVGHVTKEGQIAGPRILEHMVDTVLYFEGERHHTYRILRSHKNRFGSTNEIAIFEMIHSGLKEVLNPSELFLEERSQGAAGSTVVASMEGTRPILVEIQSLVTPTSFNYPKRMATGVDQNRVQLLMAVLEKRMGMLLQAQDAYVKVAGGVKLDEPAIDLAVLTSIVSSYKNQPVNVTDVFIGEVGLTGEVRRVSRIEQRVYEAARLGFKRVFIPASNLGGWENPKEIEVIGVQTINEAVKLCFGN; from the coding sequence ATGGCCAAAAAGAAAACAAAATTTTGCTGTCAAAGCTGCGGCTATGAATCGCCGAAATGGTTGGGAAGATGCCCTGGATGCGGGGAATGGAACAGCTTTGTGGAAGAAATAGAAGTCATTTCAAAATCCCGTGGAGTGTTTCAGCATTCAGAAGCCTCCAGTCAGAAAGCCGTACCGATTGTCAGCATTGAAACGCAGGAAGAACAAAGATTTGAAACGAGCATGGTGGAACTGAACCGGGTACTTGGGGGCGGCATTGTGCCAGGTTCTCTTGTGCTCATTGGCGGAGACCCGGGAATCGGAAAATCCACCCTTCTTATGCAGCTATCGGCGGATTTATCCAACAGTGGACATCGCGTGCTTTACGTATCCGGGGAAGAATCGCTGAAACAAACGAGACTCCGGGCATCAAGACTCGGCGTACAATCAAAGGAATTATTCATCTATGCGGAAACGGATCTGGAACTGATTCGTCATAGTATTGAGGAAGTACAACCCCGGTTTATCATTGTGGACTCCATCCAAACGGTTCATCATCCGGAAGTCACAAGCGCTCCCGGCAGCGTATCCCAGGTGAGAGAATGTACTTCGGAGCTTATGAGAATCGCAAAAACGAAGGGCATCGCAACTTTCCTGGTCGGGCATGTAACGAAAGAAGGGCAAATTGCAGGTCCGAGAATATTGGAGCATATGGTGGATACGGTTCTTTACTTTGAAGGGGAGAGACATCACACGTACCGGATTTTAAGAAGCCATAAGAACCGATTTGGCTCCACAAATGAAATTGCCATTTTCGAGATGATTCACTCCGGTTTAAAAGAAGTATTAAATCCTTCTGAACTCTTTTTGGAAGAACGTTCACAAGGTGCTGCAGGCTCTACGGTGGTGGCTTCCATGGAAGGGACAAGGCCGATTTTGGTTGAAATCCAATCGTTGGTAACGCCGACAAGTTTCAACTATCCAAAACGGATGGCGACAGGCGTGGATCAAAACCGGGTTCAATTATTGATGGCCGTTTTGGAAAAAAGAATGGGAATGCTTTTGCAAGCCCAAGACGCATACGTGAAAGTGGCAGGCGGGGTAAAATTGGATGAACCGGCCATTGACTTGGCTGTTCTTACATCGATTGTTTCCAGTTACAAAAATCAGCCTGTGAATGTCACGGATGTGTTCATTGGGGAAGTGGGGCTTACTGGAGAAGTAAGACGGGTATCCCGTATAGAGCAGCGGGTTTATGAAGCTGCAAGACTTGGTTTTAAACGTGTATTCATCCCGGCTTCCAATCTGGGAGGATGGGAAAATCCAAAAGAAATTGAAGTGATCGGTGTTCAAACAATCAATGAAGCGGTGAAACTTTGTTTTGGCAATTGA
- the gltX gene encoding glutamate--tRNA ligase, with the protein MAKEVRVRYAPSPTGHLHIGGARTALFNYLFAKHYNGTFVVRIEDTDIERNVEGGEASQLDNLRWLGIIPDESVDIGGPYAPYRQTERLDIYKKHAEELLERGLAYKCFCTPEELEASREAQRAKGIAAPTYDGKCRHLTKEEIAEKEAQGIPYTIRFKVPENVTYKFNDMVRGEVSFESKDIGDWVIMKANGIPTYNFAVVLDDHYMDITHVFRGEEHLSNTPKQMMIFDAFGWEYPEFGHLTIIVNENHKKLSKRDESIIQFISQYKELGYLPEAMFNFFALLGWSPEGEEEIFTKEQLIEMFDEKRLSKSPSMFDRNKLTWMNNQYIKKLSLEEVVELALPHLQKAGLLPEELNEEQKEWATKLIGLYHNQMSYGAEIVELSSLFFKDEVEYDEEAQEVLGWEHIKEVVSSFKQQLVSLETFDAPSIKAALKAVQKETGYKGKNLFMPIRVVTTGQTHGPDLASTIELVGKEKVLARLEKLAN; encoded by the coding sequence ATGGCAAAAGAAGTTCGTGTTCGGTATGCACCAAGTCCTACCGGTCATTTACATATCGGTGGAGCACGCACAGCGTTATTCAACTATTTATTTGCAAAACATTACAACGGAACATTTGTTGTGCGCATTGAGGATACGGATATAGAGCGCAATGTAGAAGGCGGTGAAGCATCCCAGCTTGACAATTTGAGATGGTTGGGCATTATTCCTGATGAATCCGTTGATATTGGTGGACCTTATGCACCTTACCGCCAAACAGAGAGATTGGATATTTATAAAAAACATGCGGAAGAGTTGTTGGAACGCGGTTTGGCTTATAAATGCTTCTGTACGCCCGAAGAATTGGAAGCTTCAAGGGAAGCGCAAAGAGCAAAAGGTATTGCGGCTCCAACATATGACGGTAAATGCCGCCATTTGACGAAAGAAGAAATCGCGGAAAAAGAAGCGCAAGGAATTCCATACACAATCCGCTTCAAAGTGCCTGAAAATGTCACTTATAAATTCAATGATATGGTGCGCGGAGAAGTATCATTTGAATCAAAAGATATCGGCGATTGGGTCATTATGAAAGCGAACGGAATCCCTACCTATAACTTTGCGGTTGTACTTGATGATCATTATATGGATATCACGCATGTATTCCGCGGCGAAGAGCATTTATCAAACACACCGAAACAAATGATGATTTTTGATGCGTTCGGTTGGGAATATCCGGAATTTGGCCATTTGACGATCATTGTGAATGAAAATCATAAGAAATTATCAAAACGTGACGAATCCATCATTCAATTCATCTCCCAATATAAAGAACTGGGATATTTGCCTGAAGCGATGTTCAACTTCTTCGCATTGCTCGGTTGGTCTCCGGAAGGGGAAGAAGAAATCTTTACGAAAGAACAGCTTATTGAAATGTTTGATGAGAAACGTTTATCCAAATCACCTTCCATGTTTGACCGGAATAAACTAACATGGATGAATAACCAATACATCAAAAAATTGTCTTTGGAAGAAGTGGTGGAACTGGCGCTTCCTCACTTGCAAAAAGCGGGGCTGCTTCCTGAAGAGTTGAATGAAGAACAAAAAGAATGGGCGACAAAATTGATCGGCTTGTATCATAATCAAATGAGCTATGGCGCAGAGATTGTGGAACTATCAAGCCTATTCTTTAAAGACGAAGTGGAATATGATGAAGAAGCGCAAGAGGTATTAGGTTGGGAGCACATCAAAGAAGTGGTTTCATCATTCAAACAGCAATTGGTGTCCTTGGAAACATTCGATGCCCCTTCCATTAAAGCGGCGCTTAAAGCGGTGCAAAAAGAGACAGGATATAAAGGGAAAAACTTGTTTATGCCAATCCGGGTGGTGACAACCGGCCAAACTCATGGACCGGACTTGGCTAGTACGATTGAGTTGGTTGGTAAAGAAAAAGTGTTGGCCCGTTTAGAAAAATTGGCAAACTAA
- a CDS encoding UvrB/UvrC motif-containing protein — protein sequence MLCEHCKQRKATVTVTQIINGHKSEKHYCEVCAAQFHPFSLDFPKEEQFPIHQLLSNWFGMPLWKNDLQERTVQPSVQTVACPACGFTFRKFLNEGKLGCPQCYETFSEKLPQVLEKFQAGTKHTGKRPGQKVDNNRILKKQIEHAREQLQLAIQDERFEDAAKFRDEIKELERKLEMGGVDTP from the coding sequence ATGCTTTGTGAACACTGTAAGCAACGGAAAGCAACGGTTACAGTCACACAAATCATCAATGGACATAAAAGCGAGAAACATTATTGCGAAGTATGTGCCGCACAATTTCATCCATTCAGCCTGGATTTTCCCAAAGAAGAACAATTCCCGATCCATCAATTGCTTTCGAACTGGTTCGGCATGCCTCTCTGGAAAAACGATTTGCAGGAAAGAACTGTTCAGCCTTCCGTGCAAACGGTCGCATGCCCCGCTTGTGGATTTACTTTCCGCAAGTTTTTAAACGAAGGAAAATTAGGCTGCCCGCAATGTTATGAAACCTTTAGCGAAAAACTTCCTCAAGTACTTGAAAAATTCCAGGCCGGAACGAAACATACAGGAAAAAGACCAGGACAAAAAGTGGATAACAACCGCATTTTGAAAAAACAGATCGAACATGCCCGTGAGCAGCTGCAATTGGCGATCCAAGACGAACGTTTTGAGGATGCGGCAAAATTCAGGGATGAAATCAAGGAATTGGAACGTAAGCTGGAAATGGGAGGTGTGGATACACCATGA
- a CDS encoding PIN/TRAM domain-containing protein — MLKRIIQIAFLFIGGALGFVFLPPLYEIINLSSSPWLNNPYTSVAIGALLLFLLSFSLSDYCVKFINWMEEVLFKIPAADLFFGTLGLIIGLIVAYFVGFAIERINIPVITDFLPIILSIILGYLGFRVGFKKRDELSQLFTKSGVGAKKKAGEAGQPGSEKTLYKLLDTSVIIDGRIADIATTGFIEGVLVVPQFVLTELQHIADSSDTLKRTRGRRGLDMLKKLQDGKSVNVIISEEDFDDIQEVDLKLVRLAKKMGAKILTNDFNLNKVCELHHVQVLNINELANAVKPVVIPGEDMQVVVIKDGKEQNQGVAYLDDGTMIVVEGGRNYIGQAITVTVTSVLQTSAGRMIFAKPKDEQVA, encoded by the coding sequence ATGCTGAAGAGAATCATTCAAATTGCGTTTCTGTTTATTGGTGGTGCTTTGGGTTTTGTCTTTTTACCGCCATTATACGAAATTATTAATTTATCATCTAGTCCATGGTTAAATAATCCATACACATCGGTAGCAATAGGGGCGTTATTGTTATTTCTTCTTTCGTTTTCATTATCAGACTATTGCGTGAAATTTATCAACTGGATGGAAGAGGTGCTTTTTAAAATTCCGGCAGCGGACTTATTCTTTGGTACTCTAGGGTTGATTATCGGTTTAATTGTAGCATATTTTGTGGGATTTGCGATTGAACGAATTAACATTCCGGTTATTACCGATTTCTTGCCGATTATTTTATCCATCATTCTGGGATATTTGGGATTTAGAGTCGGCTTTAAAAAAAGGGACGAACTTTCACAACTATTTACAAAATCAGGAGTCGGTGCGAAAAAGAAAGCCGGAGAAGCCGGCCAGCCCGGATCTGAAAAAACGTTATATAAACTGCTGGATACAAGCGTTATCATCGACGGCCGCATTGCGGATATTGCGACTACAGGATTTATTGAAGGGGTATTGGTGGTGCCGCAATTCGTTTTGACGGAATTGCAGCATATTGCGGATTCCAGCGATACGTTGAAACGCACCCGTGGACGCCGGGGGCTTGATATGTTGAAAAAATTACAGGACGGAAAATCGGTAAATGTGATTATTTCAGAAGAGGACTTTGATGATATCCAAGAAGTTGATTTAAAATTAGTGCGGCTGGCGAAAAAAATGGGCGCGAAAATTTTAACGAACGATTTTAATTTAAATAAAGTGTGCGAACTTCATCATGTACAAGTATTGAATATCAATGAACTGGCAAACGCGGTGAAACCTGTTGTCATCCCCGGGGAAGATATGCAGGTTGTTGTCATCAAAGATGGAAAGGAACAAAATCAAGGAGTCGCCTATTTGGACGATGGCACAATGATTGTTGTTGAAGGTGGCCGTAATTATATCGGCCAAGCAATAACGGTTACGGTGACAAGCGTATTGCAAACATCCGCCGGTCGCATGATTTTTGCAAAACCGAAAGACGAACAAGTAGCATAA